One Cellulomonas taurus genomic region harbors:
- a CDS encoding beta-glucosidase family protein, translated as MSTTGATAFDRAVSAVRNGAPAATQAAHLYEQLTDAERLDLLDGDLPFWQGMHSFVTDGYNVDPYPMGAVPRLGVPGIQFVDGPRGSVVGQATAFPVSMARGATWDTDLEERIGAAIGAELRAAGGNFFGGVCINLPRHPAWGRAQETYSDQPTLLGEMGAALTRGVQRHAMACVKHFALNSMENARFQVDVRIDDATLHEDFLPHFRRVIDEGAAAVMSSYNAINGEWAGQNPHTLTTVLREEWGFEGTVITDFIWGMRDGTAALRAGLDVEAPFRQQRGAHLAAALADGTADWADVRRAALRILATQLRHYAGREQVEPDREVILSDAHTELARDAARRAMVLLRNEPVAGSPVLPLPATLGSLAVLGRLADRANTGDHGSSDVRSPEVTSALAGLTAALPDARIRHDDGADLRRAAELAADSEVAVVVVGYTAEDEGEFVDGSVATREELLAIYPEPEDDQQAAWRDEVLSTMGAGVSVVGAGSAGGDRRDLHLRPEDVQLVHAVAAANPRTVVVLVTAGAVLMEEWHREVPGILVSWYCGMAGGHALADVLLGAHNPSGRLPYAIPADAADLPELDIDATAITYDRWYGQRLLAQRGVQALYPLGWGLSYTGWSVSGLTIVRDGERLRGEVTVANTGDVDGRHVVQVYGTRTDGDRTGERELLGFATVTVPAGSSAVVPLDVSLDRLTRWDATGARYVLPGGPVRIEAGSFWGDPDAAVGTVQL; from the coding sequence ATGAGCACCACCGGCGCCACGGCATTCGACCGGGCGGTCAGCGCGGTCAGGAACGGCGCACCGGCTGCCACCCAGGCGGCCCACCTCTACGAGCAGCTCACCGACGCGGAGCGGCTCGACCTGTTGGACGGCGACCTGCCGTTCTGGCAGGGCATGCACTCCTTCGTCACCGACGGCTACAACGTCGACCCCTACCCGATGGGCGCGGTGCCCCGACTGGGGGTGCCCGGGATCCAGTTCGTCGACGGGCCGCGCGGCAGCGTGGTCGGACAGGCGACGGCGTTCCCGGTGTCGATGGCCCGCGGCGCGACCTGGGACACCGACCTGGAGGAGCGGATCGGCGCCGCCATCGGCGCGGAACTTCGCGCGGCCGGCGGCAACTTCTTCGGCGGGGTGTGCATCAACCTGCCCCGGCACCCGGCGTGGGGCCGCGCGCAGGAGACCTACTCCGACCAGCCGACCCTGCTGGGCGAGATGGGCGCCGCCCTGACCCGCGGCGTCCAGCGGCATGCGATGGCCTGCGTGAAGCACTTCGCGCTGAACTCGATGGAGAACGCCCGCTTCCAGGTGGACGTCCGCATCGACGACGCCACCTTGCACGAGGACTTCCTGCCGCACTTCCGCCGGGTGATCGACGAGGGCGCGGCCGCGGTGATGAGCTCCTACAACGCGATCAACGGCGAGTGGGCCGGGCAGAACCCGCACACCCTGACCACGGTGCTCCGCGAGGAGTGGGGCTTCGAGGGCACGGTGATCACCGACTTCATCTGGGGCATGCGGGACGGCACCGCGGCACTGCGCGCCGGACTGGACGTCGAGGCACCGTTCCGGCAGCAGCGCGGTGCGCACCTCGCCGCGGCGCTCGCGGACGGCACCGCCGACTGGGCGGACGTGCGCCGGGCGGCGCTGCGCATCCTGGCGACCCAGCTCCGGCACTACGCCGGGCGGGAGCAGGTCGAGCCGGACCGCGAGGTGATCCTGAGCGACGCGCACACCGAGCTGGCCCGCGATGCCGCCCGCCGGGCGATGGTGCTGCTGCGCAACGAGCCGGTGGCCGGGTCGCCGGTGCTCCCGCTGCCCGCCACGCTGGGTTCCCTGGCGGTGCTGGGCCGGCTCGCCGACCGGGCGAACACCGGCGACCACGGCTCCTCGGATGTCCGCTCGCCGGAGGTGACCTCCGCCCTCGCCGGGCTGACCGCCGCGCTGCCGGACGCTCGGATCCGCCACGACGACGGAGCCGATCTGCGCCGGGCCGCCGAGCTCGCCGCCGACTCCGAGGTCGCCGTCGTGGTGGTGGGCTACACCGCGGAGGACGAGGGCGAGTTCGTGGACGGGTCGGTGGCGACCCGGGAGGAGCTGCTCGCGATCTACCCCGAACCCGAGGATGACCAGCAGGCCGCGTGGCGGGACGAGGTGCTGTCCACGATGGGTGCCGGGGTCAGCGTCGTCGGGGCCGGATCGGCGGGTGGTGACCGGCGTGACCTGCACCTGCGCCCGGAGGACGTGCAGCTGGTGCACGCGGTGGCCGCCGCCAACCCGCGCACGGTGGTCGTCCTGGTCACGGCGGGGGCGGTGCTGATGGAGGAGTGGCACCGCGAGGTCCCCGGCATCCTGGTGTCCTGGTACTGCGGGATGGCCGGTGGGCATGCGTTGGCCGACGTGCTGCTCGGCGCGCACAACCCCTCCGGCCGGCTGCCCTACGCGATCCCGGCGGACGCCGCCGACCTGCCCGAGCTGGACATCGACGCCACCGCGATCACCTACGACCGGTGGTACGGCCAGCGGCTGCTCGCCCAGCGGGGTGTGCAGGCGCTGTACCCGCTGGGGTGGGGCCTGTCCTACACCGGGTGGTCGGTCTCCGGACTGACCATCGTGCGGGACGGCGAGCGGCTGCGCGGCGAGGTGACCGTGGCGAACACCGGTGACGTGGATGGTCGGCACGTGGTGCAGGTGTACGGCACCCGTACCGACGGCGACCGCACCGGTGAGCGCGAGCTGCTCGGCTTCGCGACGGTCACGGTGCCCGCCGGGTCGAGTGCGGTGGTCCCGCTGGACGTCAGCCTCGACCGCCTGACCCGCTGGGACGCCACCGGCGCCCGGTACGTCCTGCCCGGCGGTCCGGTGCGGATCGAGGCCGGCTCGTTCTGGGGCGACCCGGACGCGGCGGTCGGCACCGTCCAGCTCTGA